The following are encoded in a window of Castanea sativa cultivar Marrone di Chiusa Pesio chromosome 5, ASM4071231v1 genomic DNA:
- the LOC142637473 gene encoding protein NRT1/ PTR FAMILY 1.2-like produces the protein MNTHQDVPAKRPKGGLVTIPFIIANEALEKVASWGLVPNMIMYLMLEYHLGLAEGANILFYWLAATHFMPLFGAFLADSYLGRFLTIALGSIASLLGMLLLCLTAMIPEARPPPCNPFATHSCKSPTSAQMTLLISSFAIMSIGAGGTRPCSLVFGADQLEKRDNPQSQRVLRSFFGWYYASAALSILIAFTGIVYIQDHLGWKVGFGVPTILMFLSAFFFFLASPLYVMKKPSKSIFTSFLQVLVAAYRKRKFPLPHTDLSYKWYYQKGSKLVLPTNKLWFLNRACIIRNTGREIAPNASAASDPWNFCTIEQVEELKALIKVLPLWSTGIMVSISTTQSSFPLLQAKSMNRHITSSFKIPAASFGLFSIVALIVWVALYYRVIVPLASKIKGKPMWLGAKQRMGIGVFLSCLAMVVSANVEKIRRGRAIQEGFMNNANEDSETSALWLVPQYCLIGLAEAFNAIGQIEFYYAELPKSMSSIAMALFQLGMGFASLTASAILSTVNKITSSGGKDSWVSKNIDEGHYDKYYWLLAVLSFINLLYFFVCSWIYGPAGVESVSEIKDGQIGE, from the exons atgaATACCCACCAAGATGTTCCAGCTAAAAGACCAAAGGGAGGCTTGGTAACCATACCGTTCATAATAG CAAATGAGGCACTTGAGAAGGTGGCAAGCTGGGGGCTGGTTCCAAATATGATAATGTACTTGATGCTAGAGTACCACCTGGGATTAGCCGAAGGGGCCAACATACTCTTCTACTGGTTAGCTGCCACCCATTTCATGCCTCTCTTCGGGGCTTTCCTTGCTGATTCATATCTGGGTCGCTTCCTCACCATTGCCTTGGGTTCGATTGCCAGTCTCTTG GGAATGCTACTCCTATGTTTGACAGCCATGATTCCAGAAGCACGGCCTCCTCCATGCAACCCATTTGCGACACATAGCTGCAAATCTCCAACAAGCGCTCAAATGACTCTTCTAATCTCCTCCTTTGCAATCATGTCCATTGGAGCTGGTGGAACTAGGCCATGTTCCTTGGTATTTGGTGCAGATCAGTTAGAAAAGAGAGATAATCCCCAAAGCCAGAGAGTCTTAAGAAGCTTCTTTGGCTGGTACTATGCTTCTGCAGCTCTTTCAATCTTGATTGCCTTCACGGGAATTGTCTACATTCAAGATCATCTAGGATGGAAAGTGGGTTTTGGAGTTCCTACCATTCTTATGTTCTTGtctgctttcttctttttccttgctTCACCCTTATATGTCATGAAGAAACCCAGCAAGAGCATTTTCACAAGCTTTCTTCAAGTGCTTGTGGCTGcttatagaaagagaaaattcCCACTGCCACACACGGACTTAAGTTACAAGTGGTATTATCAAAAGGGCTCAAAGCTTGTCCTGCCAACCAACAAGCTATG GTTTTTAAACAGAGCTTGCATCATTAGAAATACTGGAAGAGAGATAGCACCAAATGCATCAGCAGCTTCAGATCCTTGGAATTTTTGCACAATAGAGCAAGTGGAAGAGCTAAAAGCACTGATTAAGGTCTTACCATTGTGGTCTACAGGGATCATGGTGTCAATAAGCACTACTCAGAGCTCATTTCCATTGCTTCAAGCTAAGTCCATGAACAGACACATCACTTCAAGTTTTAAAATTCCAGCAGCCTCTTTTGGATTGTTTTCAATCGTTGCTCTAATAGTCTGGGTTGCTCTTTATTACCGCGTGATCGTTCCCTTAGCTTCAAAAATCAAAGGTAAACCAATGTGGCTAGGTGCAAAGCAAAGAATGGGAATTGGAGTATTTCTCTCATGCTTGGCCATGGTAGTTTCTGCAAATGTAGAGAAAATTCGACGTGGAAGAGCAATACAGGAAGGGTTTATGAACAATGCAAATGAAGACTCAGAGACGTCTGCTTTGTGGCTTGTGCCACAATATTGCTTGATTGGATTAGCTGAAGCCTTTAATGCAATAGGCCAGATTGAGTTTTATTATGCAGAGTTGCCAAAGAGTATGTCAAGTATTGCCATGGCTCTCTTTCAATTAGGAATGGGGTTTGCAAGCTTGACAGCTAGTGCTATACTGAGCACTGTTAATAAAATTACTTCAAGTGGAGGAAAAGATAGCTGGGTTTCAAAGAATATTGACGAGGGTCATTATGACAAATACTATTGGCTTCTTGCTGTGTTGAGCTTTATAAATTTGCTGTACTTTTTTGTTTGTAGTTGGATTTATGGACCTGCAGGTGTTGAATCAGTATCAGAAATTAAGGATGGACAAATTGGCGAATGA
- the LOC142634849 gene encoding uncharacterized protein LOC142634849, whose protein sequence is MNRSLLKIIKTWLEGAKGIWLEELPSVLWAYRMTARTSTRETPFRLAYENETVIPTEVGLTSYRVGNYDNSKNDEAIRLQLDLVDEVKAMIEQRLARCQDLMAKHYNPKVRSRDFQVRDLILRKVTGATRDPALGKLGPNWEGLYKITSWQKKGTYHLKTLDGQKLHHPWNMEHLMKYY, encoded by the coding sequence ATGAATCGATCCTTGCTCAAAATTATCAAGACttggctcgagggggcaaaagggatatggctaGAGGAGTTGCCAAGCGTTTTGTGGGCCTACAGGATGACAGCAAGGACATCTACAAGGGAGACTCCGTTTCGACTAGCATACGAGAATGAGACAGTCATCCCGACCGAGGTTGGACTCACAAGCTACAGAGTTGGAAACTATGACAATAGTAAGAATGATGAAGCGATACGCCTTCAACTTGACTTGGTGGACGAGGTCAAGGCAATGATTGAGCAGAGGTTAGCACGATGCCAAGACCTCATGGCGAAGCATTACAACCCCAAAGTTAGAAGCAGGGACTTCCAAGTTAGAGATCTCATATTAAGAAAGGTAACAGGAGCGACAAGAGACCCTGCCCTgggaaagctaggacctaattgggaaggactcTACAAGATCACATCATGGCAAAAGAAAGGAACTTACCACCTGAAGACATTGGACGGGCAAAAGTTGCACCACCCCTGGAACATGGAGCACTTGATGAAATACTACTAG